GATAATCCGCCAGCCAGGTTTTTTTAGTAACATCATAAATGTCTGCCAAACGATTAGAAGCAGTTTCATCCGGACCAAAGACGCGGAAGTTGGTCATGTTGTTACGCATAACTTCCCGCAAAAACTTACCTAGTACCCTGGTGTTTTCTGCCATAACACCTCCAGGTTGGTCTATATCTACGCCAAACTCGCGAAAATCGGGCATTAATAAATTCTTACGTACTAAACCGCCGTTAGCTATCGGATTGGCACTCATACGGCGATCGCCTTTTGGTGCTAGCTCTTGTAGTTCAGGAATCAAAGTTCCTTGCTCATCAAATAACTCCTCTGGTCTATAGCTTTTCATCCACTGTTCGAGGAGTTGTAAATGTTCTGGGTTAGAGTGCATTCCCTCTAACGGTACTTGGTGAGCGCGCCAAAAACCCTCGACCTTTTTACCATCTACCCTATCTGGTGCTGTCCAGCCTTTGGGAGTACGGAGAATTATCATCGGCCAACGGGGACGAAAAGCCTTATTTTGGCTACGAGCTTCTTGCTGAATCTCGCGGATTTTAGTGATACACTCCTCCATCGTCTCTGCCATTTTTTGGTGCATTACTTCGGGGTCAGAACCTTCCACCACGTAAGGAGTATAACCGTAGCCTCGGAAAAGGCATTCTAATTCTTCGGAACTAATGCGAGCTAAGATAGTTGGATTGGCAATTTTGTAGCCGTTTAAGTTTAAAATCGGCAGTACCGCCCCATCACGGATAGGATTGAGAAACTTGTTGGAATGCCATGCCGTTGCTAAAGGCCCCGTTTCCGCTTCTCCATCACCCACAACGCAAGCAGCAATTAGATCGCGATTGTCATAAACCGCACCGTAGGCATGGGAAAGACTGTAGCCCAATTCACCGCCTTCATGAATTGATCCAGGAGTTTCGGGGGTGCAATGACTGCCAATATAGCCAGGAAAAGAAAACTGTCTGAAAAACTTCTGCATCCCTTGTATATCTTGACTTTTGTCGGGATATACTTCTGAATATCTTCCCTCTAAATATACAGGCCCTAATACTCCAGGCGCACCATGTCCTGGCCCTGCAATAAATATCGAGTTGAGGTCGTATTTTTTTATCAGTCGATTGAGATGAATATAGCTGAAACTAAGAGCAGGAGATGCACCCCAATGTCCTAACAGACGTTGCTTGATGTGTTCTGCTTTTAAAGGTTCTTTGAGTAGAGGATTATCTCGCAGATAGATCATGCCAATTGCCAGATAGTTACAGGCACGCCAGTAGGCGTCTATTTTTCTTAATTCTTCAGATGTTAAAATTGGCGATGTTTCTTGAGAACTAGCTGGGGTTGAAACCATAATACTTTTTTTGATAAAGGTTCTTATTTATTTAATTTAAACGACGATCTGTTGATAAAAAACTCTAAAAAATTAAGACTTGATTAACAATTAGTTTCGTTTACTGTTGAATAAAACTAATTTTTTTCTAAGTGTTTTACTATATAAATTACCTCTGTCAAAAGTAATAAATTGAGCTATATTTGCGGACTTTGAGCAAATTTAATTCAGATGAAAAGCAAGATGTCGCTATTGCGGTTGAGCGATCGCAACTATCTAAAATAATGTATAGAGATCGCGACAAAATTGGTTCTTGATACTAACTTTAAAGGCTTAAGGTTAATTGACAGTTAAGTATAAGTTTATTTAAATACCCATGTATTTAAAATTCGGTAATTTTGGTAACTTTCTTGGTTGTATATTAATAAATTACAATGTATTATTTTTACTACAAAGAGTGAATAGTTATTTGCTATCGATCAATAATTTAACCAAAATGTCCGCTGGCATACTTCTGAGTTGATTCTTCTTGAGGATTATCAAAAATTTTTTCTGTTTTGTCGTATTCTACTAAGTAACCAAAGCGATTTCCTGATTCTCCTGCTTCAGCATTAAAAAATGCAGTCATATCTGCAACCCTGGTTGCCTGCTGCATATTATGAGTCACAATGATCATCGTATATTCTTGTTTTAAATCGTGAATCAAGTCTTCTACTTTACTAGTAAATACAGGATCGAGAGAAGAACAGGGTTCATCCATCAGTACTACATCGGGTTTTAGGGCAACTGCACGAGCAATACACATACGCTGCTGTTGACCACCAGATAAAGATAAACCGCTTTGCTTGAGCTTATCTTTGACTTCATCCCAAATGGCTGCCTGTCTCAAAGACTTTTCCACCAAATCGTCCATATCTCCCTCATGACCGTTAATCCGCGCACCGTAAGCAATATTTTCATAGATTGATTTGGGAAACGGGTTGGGCTTTTGAAATACCATGCCAATCCGTCGTCTTACTTCTACAGGATCGATATTGTCGGCATAGAGATTTTTATTGCGGTAAATAATTTTACCCTTTACTTTGCAACCATCGATTAAATCATTAAGACGATTAAAACAGCGTATTAGAATACTTTTACCACAGCCTGAAGGTCCAATCAATGCCGTAACCTGATTTTTGGGAACTTCCATATAAACTCCTCGCAAGGCGGCAAAGTCATCAACGGAGATTGTCTGGCAAGGAAGCTAGAGAATCGCGGGCGATCGCTGTAATTAAGGGCAAGATCATAATGGATAAAATTATTCCCGCAGGAAACATCCCAGGGCCAACATAGTTGGTTGAAAATAAGGGAATCCAGCCTAAATTATCATGTAACCAAGAGCCAATTGGCTTGAGAAAGGGGATCAATACATATATTCCCCATAATCCATAGACTACGCTGGGAATCGCTGCTAGTAGCTCAACTAAAAATACTAAAATCAGACGCGCAGACTTAGGAATAAAGTTTTCACTCAAAACGATCGCATAGGCTACTCCAACAGGAAAAGCAATCAGTAAAGCAATAAGAGAACTAACTACCGTGCCGTAAATCATCGGCAAAATCGCATATTGTTTTTCGGGAGGATTCCAAGAACTGCCAGTTATAAATGGCCAACCAAATTCTTGGATTGCTGGCACAGCCTCAATACCCACCTGAATTGCGATCCAAACCAAAACTCCTGCGATCGCAAATGCTAAGGCAGCCGTTAGCCAAATAAAACCGCGATCAATACTTTTTTCTGTAGAAAAACGTTTTTTATTGTCTGTTTTTGAATCAACAGTAGAAGAAGTCATAATTTTGTAAAAAGGTTTCTAATTTGCATTTTTAATAGCTTTTATTAGGCAATTATTAATTATTATCGAAATTAAAAACCTATAGTCAGACAATAATAATAATTTTTAAATCTGAGAATTATTATCTTTCTTTGCGTTCAAATATAATTTAGAATATTAAAAATATTTTCTATCTGAAGATAGATATGTTTTATAAAAAGTAATATCAAAAAAATTATTGTTTTCTTAATTTGCTGTTAATTAAAATGTGCAGCCGAACTATATTGTCATTGTTTAATGACTAGCTTTTCTCGTATTAAGTCAAATATTCCTTGAATATCGAACTGTTAGATTGTTTTATAGTGTAATACTAAAATAATTATTCTTAGTGTCGTATAGCATTACGTGTAAACGTGATAGACATTTCTTAAAACTCGTTACTCGTTACTCATTACTTGTTACTTGCGAGCAAATAACTTTAAATATGTCCTGTCTTGGTGCGCGTTCCCTAGCGCCGTAAAACGACGCGGTGAGA
This DNA window, taken from Pleurocapsa sp. FMAR1, encodes the following:
- a CDS encoding PstC family ABC transporter permease; protein product: MTSSTVDSKTDNKKRFSTEKSIDRGFIWLTAALAFAIAGVLVWIAIQVGIEAVPAIQEFGWPFITGSSWNPPEKQYAILPMIYGTVVSSLIALLIAFPVGVAYAIVLSENFIPKSARLILVFLVELLAAIPSVVYGLWGIYVLIPFLKPIGSWLHDNLGWIPLFSTNYVGPGMFPAGIILSIMILPLITAIARDSLASLPDNLR
- a CDS encoding phosphoketolase family protein, with translation MVSTPASSQETSPILTSEELRKIDAYWRACNYLAIGMIYLRDNPLLKEPLKAEHIKQRLLGHWGASPALSFSYIHLNRLIKKYDLNSIFIAGPGHGAPGVLGPVYLEGRYSEVYPDKSQDIQGMQKFFRQFSFPGYIGSHCTPETPGSIHEGGELGYSLSHAYGAVYDNRDLIAACVVGDGEAETGPLATAWHSNKFLNPIRDGAVLPILNLNGYKIANPTILARISSEELECLFRGYGYTPYVVEGSDPEVMHQKMAETMEECITKIREIQQEARSQNKAFRPRWPMIILRTPKGWTAPDRVDGKKVEGFWRAHQVPLEGMHSNPEHLQLLEQWMKSYRPEELFDEQGTLIPELQELAPKGDRRMSANPIANGGLVRKNLLMPDFREFGVDIDQPGGVMAENTRVLGKFLREVMRNNMTNFRVFGPDETASNRLADIYDVTKKTWLADYLPEDEDGSMLSPDGRVMEMLSEHTLEGWLEGYLLTGRHGLLNSYEAFIHIISSMFNQHAKWLEICKNKVSWRAPVSSLNILLSSVVWRQDHNGFSHQDPGFIDVVTNKSAEVTRIYFPPDANCLLSVADHCLKSKDYVNVIIADKQMHLQYLTMDRAVKHCTKGIGIWDWASNDDCGIQADEPDVIMACCGDIPTMESLAATAILREEFPDLKVRFINVVDLYKLQSSEEHPHGLSHKEFDTLFTTEKPVIFNFHGYPWLIHKLAYRRTNQARIHVRGYIEQGNINTPLQLAIINRIDRFDLVIDVIDRVPSLGSRAAHVRERMKDEIIDNLAYAKEHGMDKPEISDWTWGNH